A genomic window from Mycobacteriales bacterium includes:
- a CDS encoding STAS domain-containing protein has product MTAEFHTSRPTDDVAASVEVTGEIDLANADEFSGALGAALGDGSRLTVDLSATTYLDSAAIKVLFEWTHRAALTLIVPADGIVAPVISLAGLDTVATVRQPTA; this is encoded by the coding sequence ATGACCGCCGAGTTCCACACCAGCCGCCCCACCGACGACGTCGCTGCATCGGTGGAGGTGACCGGCGAGATCGATCTGGCCAACGCCGACGAGTTCTCCGGAGCCCTGGGGGCGGCCCTCGGTGACGGCAGCCGGCTGACCGTCGACCTGTCGGCGACCACCTACCTCGACAGCGCAGCGATCAAGGTGCTCTTCGAGTGGACGCACCGTGCCGCTCTCACGCTGATCGTGCCCGCCGACGGGATCGTCGCGCCGGTCATCTCGCTCGCCGGGCTGGACACCGTCGCCACCGTCCGCCAACCTACGGCGTGA
- the hrpA gene encoding ATP-dependent RNA helicase HrpA produces MSTPPSPPSLADLGTRLGSLTLRDEVALGRRLEQIRRVRRPAARDRALSEAAEQITRAEGRVERRRAALPTISYPAELPISGRRADIADAIAANQVVIVAGETGSGKTTQIPKICLELGRGVRGMIGHTQPRRIAARTVADRISDELQTPLGGAVGYAVRFTDQVSDTSLVKLMTDGILLAEIQRDPRLLRYDTLIIDEAHERSLNIDFLLGYLTQLLPERPDLKIIITSATIDPKRFSDHFGGAPIVEVSGRTYPVEVRYRPLVVEGPAPQDPNDPDDPDGDEVGRVGVRDQVEGIIDAVRELGAEGSGDILVFLSGEREIRDTADALRALRLPGTEVLPLYARLSTAEQHKVFAAHDTRRIVLATNVAETSLTVPGIHYVIDPGTARISRYSHRTKVQRLPIEAISQASANQRAGRCGRTADGICIRLYSAEDYAGRSEFTEPEILRTSLASVILQMTALGLGDLEKFPFVQPPDRRSVRAGIQLLQELGALDPEQPDPRRRLTDIGRQLAQLPVDPRLGRMIVEAGREACVREVLVIAAALSIPDPRERPADQQEAAAQKHARFADEHSDFVSFLNLWTYLQDQRNERSGNQFRRMCREEFLHYLRIREWQDLVGQLRQIAKSLGITESDQPADPQRIHSAVLSGLLSHVGLRAGESREYQGARNARFVLAPGSVLTRRPPRWVVAAELVETGRLYARVAARVDPGQVERLADHLVARIFSEPQWDRSRGAVMALERVTLYGVPLVAGRRVNYGGVDAEISRELFIRHALVEGDWNTHHEFFHDNRAMLAEVAELEDRTRRRDLLVGDEELFDFYDRRLPPEVVSSRHFDSWWKKTRRSDPQLLTLRREDLLDPKGSAADAQDHPDVWSEGGLSLPVSYRFEPGAEDDGVTVHVPMDVLARVGGADFGWQVPALRQELVTALIRSLPKQLRRRFVPAADTARAVLNRLTPGQEPLLDAVQRELHRMTGVLVPRDAFSFDRVPEHLRVTFAVEDTGRHVVARGKDLDALRSDLAGQVRETVADATGAGVERDGLRDWPEDLDPLPQVVEQVRAGHTVRGYPALIDAGGTAAVRVLASQSEQRAAMASGTRRLLRLVVPSPVKALRRGLGTRARLVLGMNPDGGVGELLDDCADAAVDAIVARHGGPAWDRASYGALRDAVRAELPQLAQDLVAHCERILAAASEVRAALPAPAPPTHADAVADMRAQLDSLLPQGFVTATGVTRLPHLVRYVNAIGRRLDKLPGAVEADRTRTLQVRQVQQAYNDLLAALPPTRAAAADVRDIRWMIEELRVSLFAQQLGTAQPVSEQRIYRALDAVTP; encoded by the coding sequence ATGTCCACCCCACCATCGCCGCCGTCGCTCGCAGATCTCGGGACGCGACTCGGCTCGTTGACGCTGCGCGACGAGGTCGCCCTCGGTCGTCGGCTCGAGCAGATCCGCCGGGTCCGCCGGCCCGCCGCCCGCGACCGTGCCCTGAGCGAGGCGGCGGAACAGATCACCCGCGCCGAAGGCCGGGTGGAACGTCGTCGGGCGGCGCTCCCGACCATCAGTTACCCGGCGGAGCTTCCGATCAGCGGTCGACGCGCTGACATCGCCGACGCGATCGCCGCCAACCAGGTGGTCATCGTGGCCGGCGAGACCGGTTCGGGGAAGACCACGCAGATCCCCAAGATCTGCCTGGAGCTCGGCCGCGGCGTTCGCGGGATGATCGGGCACACGCAGCCCCGTCGGATCGCGGCCCGCACCGTCGCCGATCGGATCAGCGACGAGTTGCAGACCCCGCTCGGGGGAGCCGTCGGCTACGCCGTCCGCTTCACCGACCAGGTCAGCGACACGTCGCTCGTCAAACTCATGACCGACGGCATCCTGCTCGCGGAGATCCAGCGCGACCCGCGGCTGCTCCGCTACGACACGTTGATCATCGACGAGGCGCACGAGCGGAGTCTCAACATCGACTTCCTGCTCGGTTATCTCACTCAGCTGCTGCCCGAGCGGCCCGACCTGAAGATCATCATCACCTCGGCGACCATCGATCCCAAGCGGTTCTCCGACCACTTCGGCGGTGCGCCGATCGTCGAGGTGTCCGGGCGCACCTACCCGGTCGAGGTCCGCTACCGCCCCCTTGTGGTCGAAGGTCCCGCGCCGCAGGACCCGAACGACCCCGATGACCCGGACGGCGACGAGGTCGGACGGGTGGGGGTGCGCGACCAGGTCGAAGGCATCATCGACGCCGTCCGCGAGCTCGGCGCGGAAGGGTCCGGCGACATCCTCGTCTTCCTCAGCGGCGAGCGGGAGATCCGGGACACCGCCGACGCGCTCCGGGCGTTGCGGCTACCCGGTACGGAGGTGTTGCCGCTCTACGCCCGACTGTCGACCGCCGAGCAGCACAAGGTGTTCGCGGCCCACGACACACGGCGGATCGTCCTCGCGACCAACGTCGCCGAGACCTCGCTCACCGTCCCCGGCATCCACTACGTCATCGACCCGGGCACCGCGCGAATCTCCCGGTACAGCCACCGGACAAAGGTGCAGCGCTTGCCGATCGAGGCGATCTCGCAGGCATCGGCCAATCAGCGCGCCGGCCGTTGCGGACGGACGGCCGACGGCATCTGCATCCGGCTCTATTCCGCCGAGGATTACGCCGGCCGCTCCGAGTTCACCGAGCCGGAAATCCTGCGCACCAGCCTCGCCTCGGTGATCCTGCAGATGACCGCGCTCGGTCTCGGCGATCTCGAGAAGTTCCCGTTCGTCCAGCCGCCGGACCGGCGCAGCGTCCGCGCGGGAATCCAGCTGCTGCAGGAATTGGGCGCGCTCGACCCGGAGCAGCCCGATCCACGCCGCCGGCTCACCGACATCGGCCGCCAACTCGCGCAGCTCCCGGTCGACCCGAGGCTCGGTCGGATGATTGTCGAGGCCGGGCGCGAGGCGTGCGTGCGTGAAGTCCTGGTGATCGCGGCGGCGTTGTCGATTCCCGATCCGCGGGAGCGGCCCGCCGACCAGCAGGAGGCCGCCGCCCAGAAGCACGCGCGGTTCGCCGACGAGCATTCCGATTTCGTGAGCTTCCTCAACCTCTGGACCTACCTGCAGGACCAGCGGAATGAGCGGTCGGGCAACCAGTTCCGCCGGATGTGCCGGGAGGAGTTCCTGCACTACCTGCGTATCCGGGAGTGGCAGGACCTCGTAGGTCAGCTGCGGCAGATCGCGAAGTCCCTCGGCATCACCGAGTCCGACCAGCCCGCCGATCCCCAGCGGATCCACTCCGCCGTACTCTCCGGGCTGCTCTCGCACGTCGGGCTTCGGGCCGGCGAATCACGCGAGTATCAGGGCGCACGCAACGCGCGGTTCGTGCTGGCACCGGGATCGGTGCTCACCCGACGTCCACCACGGTGGGTGGTCGCGGCGGAGTTGGTCGAGACGGGCCGGCTCTACGCCCGGGTCGCCGCACGGGTCGACCCGGGACAGGTCGAGCGGCTTGCCGACCACCTTGTCGCCCGGATCTTCAGCGAGCCGCAGTGGGACCGCAGCCGCGGGGCGGTCATGGCCCTCGAGCGGGTGACCCTGTACGGCGTACCGCTGGTCGCGGGCCGCCGGGTCAACTACGGCGGGGTCGACGCCGAGATCTCGCGGGAGCTGTTCATCCGCCACGCACTCGTGGAGGGCGACTGGAACACTCATCACGAGTTCTTCCACGACAACCGGGCGATGTTGGCCGAGGTCGCCGAACTCGAGGACCGCACCCGCCGGCGCGATCTGCTCGTCGGCGACGAGGAGCTGTTCGACTTCTACGACCGGAGGCTGCCGCCCGAGGTGGTGTCCTCCCGCCATTTCGACAGCTGGTGGAAGAAGACCCGCCGCAGCGACCCGCAGCTGCTCACCCTCCGCCGCGAGGACCTGCTCGACCCGAAGGGCAGCGCGGCCGATGCGCAGGATCACCCGGACGTCTGGAGTGAGGGCGGCCTGTCGCTGCCGGTCAGCTACCGGTTCGAGCCCGGAGCCGAGGACGACGGCGTCACCGTGCATGTGCCGATGGATGTGCTCGCCCGCGTCGGTGGCGCCGACTTCGGCTGGCAGGTGCCCGCGCTACGGCAGGAACTGGTCACCGCGCTGATCCGGTCGCTGCCCAAGCAGCTGCGGCGGCGGTTCGTCCCGGCGGCCGACACCGCGCGAGCCGTGCTGAACCGGCTGACGCCGGGGCAGGAGCCGCTGCTCGACGCGGTGCAGCGGGAGCTGCACCGCATGACCGGCGTCCTCGTGCCGCGGGACGCGTTCTCCTTCGACCGGGTGCCGGAGCATCTGCGGGTGACGTTCGCCGTCGAGGACACCGGCCGGCACGTCGTCGCGCGGGGGAAGGACCTCGACGCGTTGCGGTCCGACCTCGCCGGTCAGGTGCGGGAGACGGTCGCGGACGCGACGGGGGCCGGCGTGGAGCGCGACGGGCTGCGTGACTGGCCGGAGGATCTCGACCCGTTGCCGCAGGTCGTCGAGCAGGTGCGCGCGGGTCACACGGTGCGTGGGTATCCCGCCCTCATCGACGCCGGCGGGACCGCGGCGGTCCGGGTGCTTGCGAGCCAGAGCGAGCAGCGGGCCGCGATGGCTTCGGGTACCCGCCGGTTGCTGCGCCTCGTCGTACCGTCCCCGGTTAAGGCGCTGCGACGGGGACTCGGGACCCGCGCCCGGCTAGTCCTGGGCATGAATCCCGATGGGGGAGTCGGCGAGCTACTCGACGACTGTGCGGACGCCGCGGTCGACGCGATCGTCGCGCGGCATGGCGGTCCGGCCTGGGACCGCGCGTCCTACGGTGCCCTTCGCGACGCGGTGCGCGCGGAGCTGCCGCAGCTGGCGCAGGATCTCGTAGCGCATTGCGAGCGGATCCTCGCTGCCGCATCGGAGGTGCGCGCGGCGCTTCCCGCGCCCGCTCCGCCGACCCACGCCGACGCGGTGGCTGACATGCGGGCTCAGCTGGATTCTCTTCTGCCCCAAGGATTTGTGACCGCGACAGGCGTCACGCGTCTGCCGCATCTGGTGCGCTACGTCAATGCCATCGGCCGTCGGCTGGACAAGCTGCCCGGGGCGGTCGAGGCGGATCGCACCCGGACGCTGCAGGTGCGGCAGGTGCAGCAGGCCTACAACGATCTGCTCGCCGCCCTGCCACCGACGCGGGCCGCCGCCGCCGACGTACGCGACATCCGCTGGATGATCGAAGAGCTTCGTGTCAGCCTGTTCGCGCAGCAGCTCGGTACGGCGCAGCCGGTTTCCGAGCAGCGGATCTATCGCGCCCTCGACGCCGTCACGCCGTAG
- a CDS encoding deoxyribodipyrimidine photo-lyase: MARTAIALFTRDLRVRDNPMLAAAAAADHVLPLFVHDDAISDLGFASPPRARFLAGALADLDAELRRAGAGLVVRRGRLVEQVCRLAEVTNAAEVHLSADVSGYAQQRQARLARELAAQGRTLRCHDEVITVVGPGRITPTGADKDHFAVFTPYLRRWLATPRRPITAAPRRLVLPALPAGGEQSTEPSIGPSTGPTTGPGIWSGGETEGRRRSRRWLAAQVGGYHERHDDLSGDATSRLSPYLHFGCLSPLGLATRAAGKTGPGAEAFVRQLAWRDFFHQVLAARPTAASEDYRSRGGRWRDDEQALRAWQEGRTGIPIVDAGMRQLLAENWMHNRARLITGSFLTKTLRLDWREGARHFFDHLVDGDVANNCLNWQWLAGTGNDTRPNRVLNPVRQAARYDPDGDYVRRWVPELADLEAPAIHRPWRLDAGDPRRRGYPAPILDLDTARPRLS; the protein is encoded by the coding sequence ATGGCCCGCACAGCGATCGCGCTGTTCACCCGGGACCTTCGGGTGCGTGACAACCCGATGCTCGCGGCCGCGGCCGCTGCCGACCACGTCCTGCCGCTCTTCGTGCACGACGACGCCATCTCCGACCTGGGGTTCGCCAGCCCGCCGCGGGCCCGGTTCCTTGCCGGAGCGCTCGCCGACCTCGATGCCGAACTCCGGCGCGCCGGTGCCGGGCTCGTCGTACGCCGGGGGCGGCTCGTCGAGCAGGTCTGCCGGCTCGCCGAGGTGACCAACGCGGCCGAGGTGCACCTCTCGGCCGACGTGAGCGGCTACGCGCAGCAGCGGCAGGCCCGACTCGCCCGGGAGCTCGCGGCACAGGGCCGCACCCTGCGCTGCCACGACGAGGTGATCACCGTCGTCGGCCCGGGACGCATCACCCCCACCGGCGCCGACAAGGACCATTTCGCGGTCTTCACGCCCTACCTCCGGCGCTGGCTGGCCACGCCACGTCGCCCGATCACGGCGGCGCCGCGGCGGCTGGTGCTGCCCGCGCTGCCGGCCGGCGGCGAGCAATCCACTGAGCCATCCATCGGGCCATCCACGGGGCCGACGACGGGGCCCGGGATATGGTCCGGCGGCGAGACCGAGGGTCGACGGCGTTCCCGTCGCTGGCTCGCCGCCCAGGTCGGCGGCTATCACGAGCGGCACGACGACCTGTCCGGTGACGCCACGTCCCGGCTGTCGCCGTACCTGCACTTCGGCTGTCTTTCGCCGCTGGGTCTCGCCACCCGGGCGGCCGGGAAGACCGGCCCCGGCGCCGAAGCCTTTGTGCGGCAGCTGGCCTGGCGGGACTTCTTCCACCAGGTGCTGGCCGCCCGGCCTACCGCGGCGAGCGAGGACTACCGCTCGCGCGGCGGCCGGTGGCGCGATGACGAGCAGGCGCTGCGCGCATGGCAGGAGGGGCGCACGGGCATTCCGATCGTCGATGCGGGGATGCGGCAACTGCTCGCCGAGAACTGGATGCACAACCGGGCCAGGTTGATCACCGGCAGCTTCCTGACCAAGACCCTCCGCCTCGACTGGCGGGAGGGTGCCCGGCACTTCTTCGACCACCTCGTCGACGGCGACGTCGCCAACAATTGCCTGAACTGGCAGTGGCTGGCCGGCACCGGAAACGACACCCGGCCCAACCGGGTCCTGAACCCGGTCCGCCAGGCGGCACGCTACGACCCGGACGGCGACTACGTGCGTCGGTGGGTACCCGAACTCGCCGACCTCGAGGCTCCGGCCATCCATCGCCCCTGGCGGCTCGACGCCGGAGACCCGCGCCGCCGGGGTTACCCGGCGCCGATCCTCGACCTCGACACCGCGCGCCCCCGCCTATCCTGA
- a CDS encoding MarR family winged helix-turn-helix transcriptional regulator — protein MTAPSGTPSTSREIAFAIRLLMQAGREMQTAMAHRLAVGETDLAAMDALTSSPAPMGPVELSHRLRISSASATALVDRLESAGHVRRDNHPSDRRRITLHASESARTEVRATLAPLLNSLALITERLDPDESRTVLTFLDDVTGAIREFADVTSSAARAGRRAAAPVADRGGEG, from the coding sequence GTGACTGCACCGTCCGGAACGCCGAGCACGTCACGGGAGATCGCGTTCGCGATCCGGCTACTGATGCAGGCCGGCCGCGAGATGCAGACGGCCATGGCCCACCGACTGGCGGTCGGCGAGACCGACCTGGCCGCCATGGACGCGTTGACGTCCAGCCCTGCCCCCATGGGCCCGGTGGAGCTGAGCCACCGGCTGCGGATCAGCTCCGCGTCGGCCACAGCACTCGTCGACCGCCTCGAATCTGCAGGTCACGTGCGCCGGGACAATCACCCGAGCGACCGCCGCCGCATCACCCTGCACGCGAGTGAGTCCGCCCGCACCGAGGTCCGCGCGACCTTGGCCCCACTCCTGAACTCCCTCGCCCTCATCACCGAGCGGCTCGATCCGGACGAGTCGCGCACCGTGCTGACCTTTCTCGACGACGTCACCGGCGCGATACGCGAGTTCGCCGACGTCACCTCCTCCGCGGCCCGGGCCGGTCGCCGGGCCGCGGCACCCGTCGCCGACCGTGGTGGAGAAGGCTGA